In the genome of Streptomyces pactum, one region contains:
- the hpnC gene encoding squalene synthase HpnC: MEVARSGSSPTSPGRPGPRAHSRAVLDKAAHENFPVAPFFLPRAWRADLMAVYGYARLVDDIGDGDAAPDGTDAALLGLDPGRAADRLAVLDAFEADLRRVFTLGAHPRHPLLRALVPTVRRRGLTPEPFLGLIEANRRDQRVRRYADFAELRGYCRLSADPVGRLVLGITGSTTPERVRRSDAICTALQIVEHLQDVAEDLRRDRIYLPADDMARFEVTEADLAAPTAGPRVRALIAFQARRAAALLDEGTPLVHSVRGRLRLLLAGFVAGGRAALDAIEAAGHDVLAGPPKPTKPGVLRQAGATLRRKG, translated from the coding sequence ATGGAGGTAGCGCGCAGCGGGTCCTCTCCCACGTCGCCGGGCCGCCCCGGGCCCCGGGCGCACAGCCGGGCCGTACTGGACAAGGCCGCCCACGAGAACTTCCCGGTCGCGCCCTTCTTCCTGCCGCGCGCCTGGCGGGCGGACCTGATGGCCGTCTACGGCTACGCGCGTCTCGTCGACGACATCGGGGACGGCGACGCCGCACCGGACGGCACCGACGCCGCGCTGCTGGGCCTGGACCCCGGCCGGGCGGCGGACCGGCTCGCCGTGCTGGACGCCTTCGAGGCCGATCTGCGGCGGGTCTTCACCCTGGGGGCGCACCCCCGCCACCCGCTGCTGCGCGCCCTGGTCCCCACCGTGCGCCGCCGCGGCCTGACCCCGGAACCGTTCCTCGGACTGATCGAGGCCAACCGCCGGGACCAGCGGGTCCGCCGCTACGCCGATTTCGCGGAGCTGCGCGGGTACTGCCGGCTCTCCGCCGACCCGGTCGGCCGGCTGGTGCTGGGCATCACCGGGTCCACCACCCCCGAGCGTGTCCGCCGCTCGGACGCGATCTGCACCGCGCTGCAGATCGTCGAACACCTCCAGGACGTCGCCGAGGACCTCCGCCGGGACCGGATCTACCTGCCCGCCGACGACATGGCGCGCTTCGAGGTGACCGAGGCGGACCTGGCCGCCCCCACCGCCGGGCCGCGGGTACGCGCCCTGATCGCCTTCCAGGCCCGGCGTGCCGCGGCCCTGCTGGACGAGGGGACCCCTCTGGTGCACAGCGTGCGCGGCCGGCTCCGGCTGCTGCTCGCCGGATTCGTGGCCGGCGGCCGCGCCGCGCTGGACGCCATCGAGGCGGCGGGCCACGACGTGCTCGCCGGCCCGCCCAAGCCCACCAAGCCCGGGGTGCTGCGCCAGGCGGGGGCGACACTGCGAAGGAAGGGGTGA